The Alligator mississippiensis isolate rAllMis1 chromosome 3, rAllMis1, whole genome shotgun sequence DNA window GAGATGACAGGTGATGGAGGGGCTGTCCTGCCCCAGGGCTAAAGGGTGGCTCTGGTTGCTGTGCCGAGGCTGCAGGGCATATAGTGGTGCgtggctgccccaggctcctgggctttgctggaGGCCACATGGGCCGGGAAGGAGTtttcccccctgaccagtttctGCTGGCATCAGGGTTTCCTTTGCAGCAATcggaggtgctgggtgctgggtgAAGAGGTGCTGGACTGTGGGTGTGAGTGCAGGAATGGCTggacacacactgcacattcaccCGTTCAGACACGCTCACACAGTCATTCATAGACAGCCGCTTCCTGTGTCTGATGCTGCCACCTTCCCTGAAgccgaggctggggctggggattgggctgtgccaatgcttctgctgggattgGAGGGACTCCAGGCCTCCTGCCCTCTCCCTACTATGAGGTTTTGGTGAATGCAGGTGCCGTGTGCTGGTGCCAAGGTGCTACATCTCTTGCAGAGCCCTGGTGGAGCATACAtcccctgaccctggccctgctggcaggctgcctggccctgctggccaccaccatcACCCTGGGGGTATTCTGTGAGTAGGaccccatggggctggcagggactcaGGCGGGCAGGGGCAatgggcaggtgtgggggcagcatggaAGACACTGGGACAGTGTTGTCCCTGTGTCCGTGTCCGTGTCTGTGCCCTGGACCTGCCTTTGGTGGCTCTTGCCATCTTTTCCACCCCTGTGGCACCAGGGCGTGGGTGGAGGTGGGACTATTTGGTGGGGAGGTAggggtgcagcctctgctgcagccactgcacctatccaggggtgccagacccctgctgctgacagcctcTTACCCAtagactggcagcaggggcagctgctgcagcaggcatccCATGACCATGAAGCTAAGGAGCAGAGGCTTGGAGATGTGGGCACTGAgctggagcaggcccaggcacagctgatgtggatgcagcaggaggggaacCGCAGCCAGGCAGAGCTCCAGAAGATCACGGGGGAGCTAGAACATGCACAGCAGCTGGTCCAGAaactgcagcaacagctggacaGAGCCCAGGCCACTGTGCAGTCCTGCCAGGTCACAGGTAGCTCTttgaggggcagggtgggggagatggcTCATGAccccagaagcagggcagggagtagagggcagtgcccagccccatgcactagcCTGGTGTGATGGAGGGGTCAAGCCCCCACATGTGGGGAGTATGGaggaggcagctgggggtggcaggCACTGTCAGGCCCAGATCCGGGGAAGTAGCAACTCAAGCCCTGCTGcagttggggccagcccaggctacTGATGTGAGGGGTCTGCTGtcctgccaggtgctgggggcattgggcagggagggagctccgAGGATTGCACAGGGCCAGGATTAGAGCCCAGCCCTGACCTAAGAGTggggcctgtcctgctcctgcacCCAGGACCATCTCACCCACTGCAGAGCATGGCCCAGGCCCCCTTGGGAGGGAGGAGGTCCTgagagccagggcacagggtggggcacaggTGTGAGTGTCTGCCTGTGCCCAGACTGCTGCCTGGAGACCTGGATGCTGCACCGCGGGAAGTGCCTGTTCCTCTCCAAGGAGGAGAAGACCTGGGATCAAAGCAAACGCGAGTGTAAAGTAAAATCCTCTCGGCTCCTTGTCCTCCAGGACTGGGACCACGGGACCATGCCGGTACAGCTGGGCCTGGAGGGGCAGAAGGAAAGTgttgcctggcaggagcaggatgGGAAGGGCAGGGATTAGGGAGGAGACACAGCGAGGGTcatggcagggctggtgctggaggAGCCAGTGAGCCCATcccggggagggggagaggggctgggcagggcctggcaggtggaggcagcgccgagggggcacctggggcaaCTGAAGGGAAGAAacaggctggaggggaggaaggatgtCTGGAAACCCCCAGCCAGCACGGAGGCCTCGGAGGCTGGAGCAGCTGAcagcccttctccttccccttccctgtgctgAGGGCCGGCCCCAGCACCTGGGGCTCCTCTGCAAGTTCTTCCCGGGCATCAGggtcaccctgccctgggcatatTTCACATTCATTGTCACCTCCCCAGAGCTTTCTTGCCCACACGAACATCCCATACTGGATTGGACTTATTTTGATATGGGACTCCAAGTTACACACAGATCGGTGGAAGTGGGAGGACGGCACCCTGGACAAGTCGTAAGTTGGCACCGAGCTCCTTGCCTAGAAACTCTGTGCACCCCCTTCCCGAGCACCAGTGCCGGGGTGTGGGGAGCTCCCTGTCAGCCCACTGCAGCACGGGCTGTGACGGgggctctggctcaggccctggtaCAAGACCAGACTGGCCTTGGGGGGGAGGAGCCGGCGtggaggctgcagccctgtggggCAGGCCCTGTGGGGCTGTGGTGACCTGGGGTCCTGACACAGCCTCTGTCATtgcaggcctgggagcaggaCACGTGATGGTGTTTTTGGAACAATAAGAGGGGGCAGAATAGAGAGAGGAGGCTGGTACTCTGAGAAACACCGCTGGGTCTGCGAGAGGCCGGCTGGCCGCCCCCAGGGAACCGCAGGGACTGACCACAGGTCATGAAGGCACGAGGGTCCCATGACTACAAGAGCAAGTGTCCACAGCATCGCAGCGCCAGGGACTcatgtccccttccccacttgtCAACTgggtcctgctccccccacacacgAGGTGGGACTGGCTCTGGCTGCCCCGCTTACCCTGCCTCTTCACTTCAGCTCGTGGCTCCAGGAACCAGCTGCCACCTGCACCAGCCTGATCCCCTCGCAGCGCCAAGGACTCAGCATCGCCTGCTCTGGGAAACGGTGCAGCAGACAGGGCCTAGCAAAGGCTTTAGCGGATGTTCCCAGGACGCTGGATCGATGCTGGAGCTCGGCTGCCAGACCCTGGAGGCCTGACCCAGTCAGACACGGCAGTATCTCTGACCTGCCCCCAGCACACGTCGGGGTGGAGGGGGCTAAgggatcctcctcctttcccagcaGTGAGTTTAGCGTGGTGAACTCTGGCTCCTTGGTCTGCATGGGTCCAGACATCTGCCCATGACCACCTGTCCAAGTGGGCTCCAGCTCTGCGGGTCACAGCTCCTGCCCTCCTTATTGTCTGCTCCATGGGGCCTGGCCATTGTACCAGCCTCTGTGGTGTTTACAGGCCAGGCACAGTGCTGGGCCCCTTGGGCTGCATATACGATGCCCGTGCatgggccctggcagcagggctagAGGGgaacctcccaccccaccagggCTTGCACCTGACTCCCACTGCCTTGTATGCCAGGCAAGCATGCACCAACCCCACtgtcccctggctgcagccccctccccacagcagcccaCACTGATGCAGGACCAGCAGCCCTGATCCCAGTCACCGGCCTTctcccctgtgcccacccagggcaggaggggaccctggggccagatcgggggtgtggcgggccagtagggggcgctcctgcgttgagctgcccacctccctgcgcccgaccaccttccaggctccgagtgcctcccttagggtgtctcccgtccggccgaccccttccctggagcacacccgctagcctggggtcccgctgccaccatccaaggctctggactcacttctggctctgcgcgccttggagaacgcaggcctgatcgtccaatgggtactagatccaataccagcacttggggcacttccccaagtcaggggcttattaggaagcctcccttagtccacagacctaaggggcctccttggcataatttagacccacccctcaataagtctcccacaccggtcacaaaggagaactttattgattaaagggggtagggtgaaaacagggtaaaaggtagagcagtatcatagaaatcttacaggaatatcaaaggaatcccatagagcaaaccagggtggctgaggtagccgtttaaacgcatctgagttactgaaactaaatatctaatcggatctttagtagcttactcactctcatcgtccagaggtggttgttgtttcctctggaggcagggcactcttggagcatgcgatgatgaggagagagccaggctcagattcacctggatgaccgcatggctaatggctgactgccccttcttcttggaccgagcccttaaataacctctctgacctcagcagcccggtccaatcgaagctgccaatactggccacaagctgaccaatctcccccgcatccctggctacctgggcccgcgcagggccgggtctttcccccctgcccaggtgaccagagcatcgcctcccaggcgccaggcttttgtcatgtagaccaggtgggagatccccgccctgaggaatgaaacaccagcctcccaggctggctgagacaggtctctggagaggggcaccaatggtggcatttctgccacacttcccccccctcctttacaagctcggacacggggcctctcagggccgtgggtccgggcgtgtcgggtcagggagttcccacgggatgccagaagaaggaaaagggaaaaacctggaacatggaacaagttaagacaataacagatagaaaccataaaacctgatggcagtcttacactagtgatctc harbors:
- the LOC106738834 gene encoding oxidized low-density lipoprotein receptor 1 isoform X2 — its product is MVESCRATVGNTAGMGESVTYAELQFSKAPPRRSVTPEAQGEALQASGKADDTHETFQLCPVGNAPSEHGAQQHREPWWSIHPLTLALLAGCLALLATTITLGVFYWQQGQLLQQASHDHEAKEQRLGDVGTELEQAQAQLMWMQQEGNRSQAELQKITGELEHAQQLVQKLQQQLDRAQATVQSCQVTDCCLETWMLHRGKCLFLSKEEKTWDQSKRECKVKSSRLLVLQDWDHGTMPSFLAHTNIPYWIGLILIWDSKLHTDRWKWEDGTLDKSPGSRTRDGVFGTIRGGRIERGGWYSEKHRWVCERPAGRPQGTAGTDHRS
- the LOC106738834 gene encoding oxidized low-density lipoprotein receptor 1 isoform X1, yielding MVESSCRATVGNTAGMGESVTYAELQFSKAPPRRSVTPEAQGEALQASGKADDTHETFQLCPVGNAPSEHGAQQHREPWWSIHPLTLALLAGCLALLATTITLGVFYWQQGQLLQQASHDHEAKEQRLGDVGTELEQAQAQLMWMQQEGNRSQAELQKITGELEHAQQLVQKLQQQLDRAQATVQSCQVTDCCLETWMLHRGKCLFLSKEEKTWDQSKRECKVKSSRLLVLQDWDHGTMPSFLAHTNIPYWIGLILIWDSKLHTDRWKWEDGTLDKSPGSRTRDGVFGTIRGGRIERGGWYSEKHRWVCERPAGRPQGTAGTDHRS